A window of Bombina bombina isolate aBomBom1 chromosome 5, aBomBom1.pri, whole genome shotgun sequence genomic DNA:
ATGTATCATCTACCAAAGCCAACCGTGGTTTCTCCTGCATCAATATAGCAATTTCTACTTTTACACAGCAATACTTACCTAAAGGCTTGCTCAACTGAGAATTTGGACCAATAGGATCTGTTATTTTAACAGAAGGTGTGGTAGGTAAAATAGATGCTTCATCTGTCTCTAGTGTGGGATGGGGTTGTTTTTGAAAAGAAGTCACCATAGCAGTAGTCAAAGCCTCATGGGAATTTGTTACCTTGCTATCGTACTTTTCCAATGACACTGGAAGTAAAATATCCTCTTTCATTGACATATTAGATAACTGAGAGCTATTAGTAACTAGTTTGATTCCAGGAGTAACAGTTTTCAGTAACGTTAAATTCCCAGTTAAAGAACCAGTTTCATGTCTTTCTGTTCCAGTGGACTTTTCTGTGATGCCATTTGAATTAAAAGCTGACATAGTAGTTGTTTCAAAAGTAATGACATTTTCTCCTCCATTTACCAGAGCCCCCTCATTCTTTTTGAgatttaaacttgaaaatgttaCGTTTTCATCAATATTTAATTCATTGTGATGACTAGAATGTAGATCTTCCCATGTCATGTTTACATTAGGTTCTACTCTATGGTTTTCTTCACGTGTGTCCACAAATGAAACCAGTAGTGGAACTGAACTGGGCTTATTTGTAGATAAAATTGAATAGATTCTGCTATCTTCCTCATTTAATTGACTGGTTACCTGATTTCCTACAGTTAGAGTGACTGTTGGAAAATATGGATTTTTTGGTGTTACTGATAAGGAGTTATCTTCCTTATTGTTGTTAACATTACGAGTTTCTTTATAGAATATTTCAGTGTTAAAACTGCTCATGGTAGgacttataaatgtatttttatcagtGGTCACTGTATTTTGATACTCAGAACTAGAATCTGAAGCTACTTTAATTTTAACATTCTCTGGTGTTGGTATAGACACTGGATTTTCAGTTATCAGTATAGAGGAAAGTGAtgctttattaaaaaacatttttgttttatcttCACTTTCAGTAGGAGGTGTTTGACTGAAGTGTTGTTGGTCTAATGTAGAAGATGTTTTTCTCATAAAGTTTCTTTCAGTTGTCATTGGAATAAAGCTTATACTACTGACCTCATAGTCACCAGTATTACTGTTTCTTAAAGTCTGCTGACTTCCTTGTAAAATATATTCCAAGACATTTACATCTGTACCATTTTTTAGGGTAATATGTCTAGCATTAGTGGATGAAGCTGTATAAAGATTTGGCTCAGTTGTGATAAACACTTTATGTTCCATTGTAGCTTTACTCATATTATTAGTTTGAGGTACTTCTTTACTATTTAATGAAATGTAGGAATAATTTGTAGCTGTTGTTGTTGACAGTTCATCTTGCCTTGTCACTCCTTCCAAAGCCTTAGGACTGCTGATTGAGGTATTAGTTATTGAGCTTGTGGAATCTATATCCAGTTTTGATTGCAGTGGGGGCTGTTTTGCCTTGTGAGTATAACTGTTATGTGCAACCGTAACATTGTTATAACGTGCATCAGTGGTAAAATCCACATGTGGTGACATAGGTTGTTGATGTATAGTGTTTTGCTTTAACCCATGATTTGCAGTTACCAGAGTATTGGTTTGTAAATTAATAAGAGTGTCTTTGGTAGTTTCTTCTATACCAGTTGACTCATAcaatgtttgtgtttctggtattgTTGTGGCCAAACCATTGTAAACTCTGTCATATGGTGAGCAGTCATCATCTTTTTTATAACAGAAGACATCCCATTTTTCCTGCAGATTTTGCCTAATTCCATAAGATATTATACCAGTTTTATTTTCCCCACAGTTCCAGTGTTTGTTGACCCTGGGGTAAGCAACCTCTGCTAAAATAATCCAGCCAGCTCGACATTCCTCCAGTCCAGATTTAAGTGCTTCCAAAAGCTGCTCCCTGGTTGCTAAAGTAGCTCCAAAATCTTGCAGACAAGCTGCTTGGGCATCTTGATATGTCAACTGGTACCTTGTGTGACGATCATAACGAAATACACCTTCTCTCCgacctttaatgaaaaaaaatatataatattacattaaaaataatacagacaattaCATAGTATTGCGACTTAGCCTctttaattaggctgaccatattgccactttaagaaggaacacatatgaaaaatacatatgtgagggttcttatacaaaaccaaaaccatttctttaaacagccctgaaaacagccctggcatatgtatctgtcatatgtgtccctttttaaagcggcaatatggtcagcctatctctaATGTATCATACCTAAATACTGTTTAATTTAATGTGGCAGTTACCTAGGTTAGGTTAGCCTATAATGTAATTTCATCATACATTTTGTTAACTCTTGAGTAATGTTCTTAATATAATATTACAGGTATCAATCAAGCATTACATGAACTGTGGAATAATTTTGTTCATATATTGTCCAGTTTTCTTCTATGTActcttagggggcgatttatcatttgtcagacggactgtagcagatcatgttcgCCTGACAGCCCTGAATGccgacagcttgtgcaatgccggcccctgcagattcgcggctggctagctagctagcagggggtgtcaatcaacccgattgtattcgatcgggtggattgatgtccacagcctcagaggcagtggacgagttaaggagcagaggtcttaagactgcttcttcttaactcctgtttccggcgagcctgaaggctcgcacggaaacaggggtatacggctccATTCAggtcgtgataaatcggccccttaatcatTATATAAATGTTGGGCTTTTTTGTCAATATCTACAACTGATAAAGTTGTAAAACTGTATAATCTTTGTTATAATACACACTTTGCTTTCGTCTTTAAGGTAGACAATAAACACtggttaaataataaaatattaaataaattcagatttgtattatttaattacatttattttcagACTAAGAGAAAATCACTAGCGATCAAGTGTTCATCGGTAGATACGAACAACTAAGTAGTAGACAGAGACATGCAACCACAAGCATGAAAGGAAAAACAATAAATGTAGCTCTATATTATCAAGCAGTTTGAAATTTTTCAAGAAGAGACTCTGGAGGTCCATGAGTGGCAGCAATTTTCTTTATAGCCCTTCTGAAAGTTTGCTATTTATAGTATGGGTCGAGAGGTTCAagagtggactttttttttttttttttttaatgaaaattcagTTAAATACAATAAACATTTACATTCTTAGACATACATAAGTCTAATAGAAAATATCTCATTACATGGTATTTCatctatataaatgtaatattactaTTTGCAGCTGCATAATACTTCCACAAGCAAGAAACATCAAACttagtcactaaggcctagatttggagtttggcggtagaagggctgttaacgctccgctggcttttttctggccgcaccataaatttaactctggtatcgagagttcaaacaaatgctgcgttaggctccaaaaaaggagcgtagagcaattgtaccgcaaatgcaactctcgataccagagttgcttacggacgcggccagcttcaaaaacgtgctcgtgcacgattctcccataggaaacaatggggctgtttgagctgaaaaaaaacctaacacctgcaaaaaagcagcgttcagctcctaacgcagccccattgtttcctatggggaaacacttcctacgtctgcacctaacactctaacatgtaccccgagtctaaacacccctaaccttacacttattaacccctaatctgccgcccccgctatcgctgacccctgcatattttttttaacccctaatctgccgctccgtaaaccgccgcaacctacgttatccctatgtacccctaatctgctgccctaacatcgccgacccctatattatatttattaacccctaatctgcccccctcaacgtcgccgacacctgcctacacttattaacccctaatctgccgagcggacctgagcgctactataataaagttattaacccctaatccgcctcactaaccctatcataaatagtattaacccctaatctgccctccctaacatcgccgacacctaccttcaattattaacccctaatctgccgagcggagctcaccgctattctaataaatggattaacccctaaagctaagtctaaccctaacactaacacccccctaacttaaatataatttacatctaacgaaataaattaactcttattaaataacttattcctatttaaagctaaatacttacctgtaaaataaatcctaatttataattatattatagctattttaggattaatatttattttacaggcaactttgtaattattttaaccaggtacaatagctattaaatagttaagaactatttaatagttacctagttaaaataataacaaatttacctgtaaaataaatcctaacctaagatataattaaacctaacactaccctatcaataaaataattaaataaactacctacaattacctacaattaatctaacactacactatcaataaattaattaaacacaattcctacaaataaatacaattaaataaactagctaaagtacaaaaaataaaaaagaactaagttacaaaaaataaaaaaatatttacaaacataagaaaaatattacaacaattttaaactaattacacctactctaagccccctaataaaataacaaagccccccaaaataaagaattccctaccctattctaaattaaaaaagttacaagctcttttaccttaccagccctgaacagggccctttgcggggcatgccccaagaatttcagctcttttgcctgtaaaagaataaatacaatacccccccccaacattacaacccaccacccacatacccctaatctaacccaaaccccccttaaataaacctaacactaagcccctgaagatcttcctaccttgtcttcaccatccaggtatcaccgatccgtcctggctccaacatcttcatccaacccaagcgggggttggcgatccatcatccggtgctgaagaggtccagaagaggctccaaagtcttcctcctatccggcaagaagaggacatccggaccggcaaacatcttctccaagcggcatcttcgatcttcttccatccggtgcggagcgggtccatcttgaagcaggcgacgcggatccatcctcttcttccgttgtctcccgactaatgacggttcctttaagggacgtcatccaagatggcgtccctcgaattccgattggctgataggattctatcagccaatcggaattaaggtaggaattttctgattggctgatggaatcagccaatcagaatcaagttcaatccgattggctgatccaatcagccaatcagattgagctcgcattctattggctgttccgatcacgggataacgtaggtggcggcgctttgcggtcggaagattaggggttaattattttaagtagctggcggcgacgttgtggggggcaggttaggggttaataaatgtaatacaggggtcggcggggttaggggcagcagattaggggtacataagaataacgtaggtggcggtcggcagattaggggttaaaaattttaatcgagtggcggcgatgtggggggagctcggtttaggggtacataggtagtttatgggtgttagtgtactttagggtacagtagttaagagctttatgaaccggcgttagccagaaagctcttaacttctgctattttcaggcggctggagttttgtcgttagagctctaacgctcacttcagaaacgactctaaataccggcgttagaaagatcccattgaaaagataggatacgcaattgacgtaaggggatctgcggtatggaaaagtcgcggcagaaaagtgagcgttagaccctttaatcactgactccaaataccagcgggcggccaaaaccagtgttaggagcctctaacgctggttttgacggctaccgccgaactccaaatctaggccataatctaTACGTTACTACATTTCTGACTTAACCAGTATTAAAATTATTAAGAACCTTTATTCTCCTACTAACTTTTATAAAACAGAATTTCACATACATTAACCTCATGCCAATTTATcaatagcactatttcctgtcatttaaacTACATAAATACTTTCATACTTCTGACTTATTTCCCTTCCTGAACCTAATTTGAAGAAATATAGCCCTGGGGGGGATAAGTCCCTTATCTATAGTTCCTACATAAGTTTAACAGTTTCTTTACCGACCTTTTCTtaatagttttctttttctttttctcttcttctcctctCCCCTTCCCTCTTTCCTTTCCTTCCCTTCTTTTTACTCTGTTTTTTATCATTATCTCCCAACTCAATTATAGAGTTATTCTACAATTATAAAACTTACACAAAAATTACTGCGCTTGCTGTCTGTACAATTGGTcaacaaataataattaattaattcaccCCAAAGGGACTGGTGGTGAAAATACAACTTCAATATGAGTGTACAATACAATAAATGTCAGTATTGGAACTTCTAATATCAAAGTTAGACTTCTAATATCAAAGTTAGACTTCAAAACACACTATATTTATAatggatatcacaatcaatatagtAGCTATTAAATGTGTTTATGATAAAAAAGAAGAACCAACAGGCATATCTTTCATGACTTAAGGAGTAGGGTAGAAATACCAATAATGTTACTGCCAATAGGACCTCTTCAATCCTCCCAGTAGATTTCTCCTTAGTGATCAGAGTGGTGGTGCTGCTCCTTCACACAGGGCACTCAGGGGTGCGCTGATTATAAAAACTGGAACGAgaaaagcacagagcgcatccacgactcaaggtgaatcaaaaaacaatttattccaagcaattaatatattgcacttacaagaagaatTAAAAAGTGACGCCTTAAACAAACACTCCAACTCGTTAGCTCAATGAACTTTCTGCAGTACTTATCAGCCGTATACACTGCTCACACTCAATATCAATAGTTCTCTATTGGcgggctgtttctcccggcttgtctcggcttgttctgaattccaatgcggctgcaggaaatagtgatgaccaatgacgggctgctcctccgtctacgcgtttcgtcccacctatcaggactttttcaagacccagagatcagtagttaagagctttatgaaccggcgttagccagaaagctcttaactcctgctattttcaggcggctggagttttgtcattagagctctaacgctcacttcagaaacgactctaaataccggcgttagaaagatcccattgaaaagataggatacgcaattgatgtaaggggatctgcggtatggaaaagtcgcggctgaaaagtgagcgttagacactttaatcactgactccaaataccagcgggcggccaaaaccagtgttaggagcctctaacgctggttttgacggctaccgccgaactccaaatctaggccataatctaTACGTTACTACATTTCTGACTTAACCAGTATTAAAATTATTAAGAACCTTTATTCTCCTACTAACTTTTATAAAACAGAATTTCACATACATTAACCTCATGCCAATTTATcaatagcactatttcctgtcatttaaacTACATAAATACTTTCATACTTCTGACTTATTTCCCTTCCTGAACCTAATTTGAAGAAATATAGCCCTGGGGGGGATAAGTCCCTTATCTATAGTTCCTACATAAGTTTAACAGTTTCTTTACCGACCTTTTCTtaatagttttctttttctttttctcttcttctcctctCCCCTTCCCTCTTTCCTTTCCTTCCCTTCTTTTTACTCTGTTTTTTATCATTATCTCCCAACTCAATTATAGAGTTATTCTACAATTATGTTTCCAATAACAGCATAACTTTATTTTTTACATGTGTTTCTAAAACATTTATAAATCcatcccatttttttttatattcctcaaCTCTTATATACTTATCATACATTACGTCAAAGAATTCTGTATTCATTTGTTCCATCAAAGTATTCTGAAGTTCCTTCAAATTAGGACCTCTCTTTGAGATCCATCTTTTCATTATACATCTCCTTCCTGATAGAATTATCATAGTCATCAATTTGGTATCTTCGTGTTTAACTTGTCTATTGGATGCGAGTATTACATTCAAGAAATTTAGATTAATCTTATATTTAAAAATCTTACTCGCACAAAAGCTAATCTTTGCccaatattgtttaatttttgggcaatcccataGAAGATGTTTTAAATTGGGATCTATATAATTACATTTAGTACATCTCTTTTCACACTTAAACCATTTTGAAGCCATTTTTGGTGTTATGTAGAATCTGTGTAGTATTTTAATTTGGGACTCCCTAAAGTATGAATCATACGTTGTAGATATAACAATTTTCATGCTTTTTTCCACTTCATTAACAGTcctatagagcagtgctttccaaactgtgtgtggggacacactagtgtgtcggcagcagtgtgtaggtatgtccctgcttcagcacaaatttttttaaatttaattattatttgtttttgggggggtttctgactttccgcctgcttgctaccgatatcacatggttgacacgtgattgatacctaggggggtcacagatcatcttatccTATtgccgcagctcagtgggaactgaaactattccaattggtggctttggcggcacattggctcctgcctgcacgtgtagtctccttaattggctcgtgactgcacgtgtagtcagtgagtgcgacagcttaaacgctgagctgaagtcagaagtcagtggggtttttttgcagctagctcccagtagtgcattgctgctcctgctcttgatatatggataggaaatggaagcttaaaaatgcttgctgatgaaatgcaagtgtctttatctaatattccaccaaatattcagaaactgtgttcatcccatcaacctcatacatcccattaaaataataaataggtattggtgtagttattttttaattcttgaacatacatactgttacttgtaaatacatttcattattatataatttatgtatgtgtctgtatctcttaagacaagttagtttaacctcctgtttgctagtacaactgatttactgtgtcacgaaattatATAGGGCTAAATAGTGTGTtaccaagatgaaaagtttggaaagctctgctatagaGGCTTCTTTTTGCCAACCCTCTATTATCTTACTCCTTATACTAGTCAAGCTTGAGTTTACTAGTGCTTTATATAACCTTgaataagaacatttttttttctgaaaatcatCCATCATATTTTGTAAAAGGTGACAATCCCATATGGAGAAAGAGTATTTACTAATTATCATCTTTATGTAATGTGTTATTTGAATGTAAGGGTATAAGTGCGATTTAGGTAGGTTATATCTATATTGTAGTTCCTCAAATGTACatactgttttttttaaagggtctaATAAGTCCCCTATCTTATTTATCCCGCGTCTTCCCCATTCTGTAAAAATAGGATTTTCCATGCCTGGTCTAAAGTTTGGATTTCCCTTTATAGGTAAAAATATAGAACCCTTAATTGAGAACTGTAGAATCTTACTAGTAATATCCCATGCTTTCAAAATATCCTTATACATGATGTTATTCCTAATTTTAATATCTATATCTTTCAAGCCCATATGAAGTACATATGCTTTACTAATCCCTTTTGATGCTATTATTTCTAATGACTTATCATGAAAATATTCTGTTTCTCCCAGCCAATCAACCGCTATTCTCATTAATGATGCCAGATTATACAGATAAACATCTGGAGCAGCTAATCCCCCTTGAGTCAGAGGTTGTCTTAATTTATTTAAGCTTATACATGTTCTTTTCCCCTTCCAAATAAATCGATTAAAGATTTTATTCAATCTTTCAATGTCTTTCTTGGGGATTAAGATTGGCAGCATATTTAGAGGGTATAACAGTTTTGGTAGtatcatcatttttattatatgtacCCTCCCCATAAGTGAAATCTGTAAATTATTCAATTTTTTAAGGGATTGTTCTATGGATATAAATATTTTCTCATAATTTATATTATACAGTTTTTCCGGATTGGgagatatattgattcctaaatatgtaatataatttttatattttacaaatgAGAATTCACTAATATCACAAGATTGTCTCTTATTTAACCATAGAACTTCTGATTTTAAACCCTGAAAATTGACCATATTCTTTGACAACCTTCAAAatcttttttaaattcaaatctggATTTTGAACAAACAATAACATATTGTCTGCGTATAGAGATAGATGGTATTTGTTCCCATTCATCTCTATACCCGTATTGATGTTTCTCAATTTAATTGCCAAAGGTTCTAATGCCAAATTGAACAATAGGGGTGACAGAGGACAACCCTGACGGGTTCCTCTGCCCAAATTAAATCTAGATGATAACTCTCCATTGACAATAACCGAGGCATTGGATTTTAGATAGACATTTTCAATAAGCTTACTAAATGGACCTTTTATATTGTATTCCTCTAAGCATGTTATTAAATAAGACCattcgactctgtcgaaggccttttccacaTCTAAGGCCAACAACAGGGTATTTGGAATTACTTCTcctttatgttgttttttcataaGCCAATAATGGTTAACTACATGTAATACTTTACAAATGTTCTTGCTTAATGGTCTAGCCTGAATGAATCCTGATTGATCTTTATGAATTAACTCCGAAAGTAAGATTTTCAATCTGTTAGCcattatttttgttaagattttatagtcctgattaagcagggatatcggtctatatgacATGACATTTTGAGGATCTTTCCCTAATTTAGGAATTACAGTAATGTTAGCTGCAGAAAAAATTAAAGACGGCTTAATTCTATCACTCAGGTATCCATTAAATAAATGTGTCATCAGATTTATCAATGATTCTTTCATAATTTTATACCATTCTAACggtagcccatctgggccaggggccttgccTATTGGCATCTTTGCTATTACTTTATCTACTTCATCTGTTGTTATATTAGAGTTTAACATTTCTTGCTGTTCCTGTGAAATTTTTGGAGTATTAGTGCCTTCTAAAAAAGACCTAATATCCATTACATTGTTTTTACTCTCAGATGTGTAAAGAT
This region includes:
- the LOC128659456 gene encoding uncharacterized protein LOC128659456, giving the protein MGFLYIFVIQTIILHFVCCFPSCKYYLNRRREGVFRYDRHTRYQLTYQDAQAACLQDFGATLATREQLLEALKSGLEECRAGWIILAEVAYPRVNKHWNCGENKTGIISYGIRQNLQEKWDVFCYKKDDDCSPYDRVYNGLATTIPETQTLYESTGIEETTKDTLINLQTNTLVTANHGLKQNTIHQQPMSPHVDFTTDARYNNVTVAHNSYTHKAKQPPLQSKLDIDSTSSITNTSISSPKALEGVTRQDELSTTTATNYSYISLNSKEVPQTNNMSKATMEHKVFITTEPNLYTASSTNARHITLKNGTDVNVLEYILQGSQQTLRNSNTGDYEVSSISFIPMTTERNFMRKTSSTLDQQHFSQTPPTESEDKTKMFFNKASLSSILITENPVSIPTPENVKIKVASDSSSEYQNTVTTDKNTFISPTMSSFNTEIFYKETRNVNNNKEDNSLSVTPKNPYFPTVTLTVGNQVTSQLNEEDSRIYSILSTNKPSSVPLLVSFVDTREENHRVEPNVNMTWEDLHSSHHNELNIDENVTFSSLNLKKNEGALVNGGENVITFETTTMSAFNSNGITEKSTGTERHETGSLTGNLTLLKTVTPGIKLVTNSSQLSNMSMKEDILLPVSLEKYDSKVTNSHEALTTAMVTSFQKQPHPTLETDEASILPTTPSVKITDPIGPNSQLSKPLDTCGGVFKGNAAQFQSPGFPQSYPSDMNCTWVIEAPVGYYIILMFRSLVLEEHRNCQYDYVLVYDGKESDNKQLGRFCGSQLPSPLRATSNVLTVIMRSDSSVELDGISVQFSSIKYISEGIRLNDGKNPFEGLVEVEYQGMRGSICAKQWSNKDAQVVCRQLGYSGPAVATRILGKNNTSVAISFVSCDGNEAALENCNMKNSGSCGTQERAGVICQVLESCAALKDAGVQESGIYAIDPDGVGEGDNHFTVDCDMNSDSTTGITIIGHDSEGRERVSSCEDPGCYSRIIKYNGASMNQLRLLTSISESCEQFVRLECRHIRFLNGPWGWWISRDGHQINSWGGADTNSGRCACGESGECALEGTSCNCDANDDVWRTDEGVLTDKATLPVQEVRFGDTRDAPMEMAFHSIGKLRCWGTISEPPILQSCAALKEAGITDSGRYIIDPDGVGQGVSQFEVFCDMSSDSGITVISHNSERRMRVTPCEEAGCYKRELTYNAELSQLNALTKVSQRCEQFVRLDCRHIRFIESGFGWWVSWDGKRMNYWGGANPATGGCACGKTGTCSAPDKVCNCDSNDQVWRTDDGFLRDKDALPVKAVHFGDTNDFPLEMAYHTIGKLRCRGQAR